One Blattabacterium cuenoti DNA window includes the following coding sequences:
- the gcvT gene encoding glycine cleavage system aminomethyltransferase GcvT, producing the protein MLDNLKKTVLYKCHLQLKAKMTSYSGFHMPLQYTSSLIEHMSVRNSVGIFDVSHMGKFILKGKNSKEFLQYLTTNNVYCITSGQAQYSCFVNQLGGIIDDLIIYKISEIEYLLIVNASNIEKDKIWINKNIDKNEHEIKLLDLSQEYSLLSIQGPNSLKSIQKFTNISLSKIPYYHFEIGIFSGIDGVLISRTGYTGSKGFEIYIQNEYAENIWNNILKRKTIKVIPCGIASRDSLRLEMGYRLYGQDISETTTPIESGLSWITKFEKKFIAKEILEKQKKEGTYKNFISFVIEEKGKIPRKGYLLKNKENLTIGNVTSGSFSPILKKGIGLGYILLDRLDIKQNSYFVSIRKKRIPIKIVKLPFIKI; encoded by the coding sequence ATGCTGGATAATTTAAAAAAAACAGTTTTATACAAATGTCATTTACAACTAAAAGCTAAAATGACTTCTTATTCTGGATTTCACATGCCACTTCAATATACTTCTTCATTAATAGAGCATATGTCGGTAAGAAATTCTGTTGGAATATTTGATGTTAGTCATATGGGGAAATTTATTTTAAAAGGAAAAAATTCTAAAGAGTTTCTTCAATATTTAACTACAAACAATGTCTATTGTATCACATCTGGACAAGCTCAATATTCTTGTTTCGTAAATCAGTTAGGAGGAATTATAGATGATTTAATTATTTATAAAATTTCAGAAATAGAATATTTACTTATAGTAAATGCGTCTAACATAGAAAAAGATAAAATATGGATAAATAAAAATATAGATAAAAATGAACATGAAATAAAACTTTTAGATCTCTCTCAAGAATATTCTCTTTTGTCTATACAAGGACCAAATTCTTTGAAATCTATTCAAAAATTTACTAACATTTCATTATCTAAAATTCCTTATTATCACTTTGAAATAGGGATATTTTCAGGTATTGATGGAGTTTTAATCTCTCGTACAGGATATACAGGATCAAAAGGATTTGAAATTTATATTCAAAATGAATATGCAGAAAATATTTGGAATAATATTTTAAAAAGAAAAACTATAAAAGTAATTCCTTGTGGAATTGCTAGCAGAGATTCATTGAGATTAGAAATGGGGTATCGTTTATACGGACAAGATATTTCAGAAACAACGACTCCCATAGAATCTGGACTATCCTGGATTACAAAATTTGAAAAAAAATTCATTGCAAAAGAAATATTGGAAAAGCAAAAAAAAGAAGGAACCTATAAAAATTTTATTTCTTTTGTAATAGAAGAAAAAGGAAAAATTCCTAGAAAAGGATATTTATTAAAAAATAAAGAGAACCTAACTATAGGAAATGTTACTTCTGGATCTTTTTCTCCAATTTTAAAAAAAGGAATAGGATTGGGATATATTTTGTTGGATCGTTTAGATATAAAACAAAATTCTTATTTTGTATCAATCAGAAAAAAAAGAATTCCCATCAAAATTGTAAAATTGCCATTTATAAAAATTTAA
- a CDS encoding MATE family efflux transporter gives MRMRDYYCIKKKHKKSETYLQHFKKNFSFAAPVLFTQLGIICIGFSDNMMVGSLGKEALASVSLSNSVFFITIIFGFGIATAISSLIASVDAKREYKKGAIILYHGIIINFFLSIFMYLSTRGFLSYIFPHLGQPKEVLNDTISFLKITAISFIPWMIFEIFRKFSEGLSLVFPGLIITWISVFINITLNYFFINGFYGFPKLGVIGVAYATLISRISMLIGIYFLLYKYRKVRLYYSHLKVFLLKKKYFMKILKIGIPSGFHMLFEMSTFSISSFLSGKCGIKELAVHQIVINLISSTFLLCTSFSIAATIRIGNQHALKNYSELRKIGGSIIFMGMMFMFICSILFISLRKNIPYLYIKNDYEVVHMAEKMILIASIFQLPDGIQGIIIGALRGMQDVTIPMWISFFSYWILALPIACFLSLYFNRGVQGIWIGLGVGLTTSAILMIIRYQSITKKLIKINKNM, from the coding sequence ATGAGAATGAGAGACTATTATTGCATAAAAAAAAAACATAAGAAATCGGAAACATATTTGCAACATTTTAAAAAAAATTTTTCATTCGCGGCTCCAGTATTATTCACACAATTAGGAATTATATGTATCGGATTTTCTGATAACATGATGGTGGGATCCTTAGGAAAGGAAGCACTAGCTTCAGTTTCATTATCTAATTCCGTTTTTTTCATCACAATCATTTTTGGATTTGGAATAGCAACAGCTATTTCTTCTTTAATTGCATCAGTAGATGCAAAACGTGAATATAAAAAAGGAGCTATAATCTTATATCATGGAATAATTATTAATTTCTTTTTATCAATTTTTATGTATCTCTCTACACGTGGGTTTTTATCATATATTTTTCCACATTTAGGACAACCTAAAGAAGTTTTGAATGATACTATATCTTTTTTAAAAATTACAGCAATTTCTTTTATTCCATGGATGATTTTTGAAATATTTAGAAAATTTTCAGAAGGATTATCTCTAGTTTTTCCCGGGCTTATCATTACTTGGATATCAGTATTTATAAATATTACATTGAATTATTTTTTTATCAATGGTTTTTATGGATTTCCAAAATTAGGAGTAATAGGAGTTGCTTATGCGACTTTAATTTCAAGAATAAGTATGTTAATAGGAATTTATTTCCTATTGTATAAATACAGAAAAGTTCGTCTCTATTATAGTCATTTAAAAGTTTTTTTATTGAAAAAAAAATATTTTATGAAAATCCTAAAAATAGGCATTCCTTCTGGATTTCATATGTTATTTGAAATGAGTACTTTCTCTATTTCTTCTTTTCTATCAGGAAAATGTGGAATAAAAGAATTAGCAGTTCATCAAATAGTCATTAATTTAATTTCATCAACATTTCTTTTATGTACAAGTTTTTCTATAGCAGCAACAATTAGAATAGGAAATCAACATGCACTAAAAAATTATTCAGAATTAAGAAAAATAGGAGGATCAATTATATTTATGGGGATGATGTTTATGTTCATTTGCAGTATTCTTTTTATTTCTCTTAGAAAGAATATTCCTTATTTGTATATAAAAAATGATTATGAAGTTGTTCATATGGCGGAAAAAATGATTTTAATAGCTAGTATTTTTCAATTACCAGATGGAATACAAGGAATTATCATTGGAGCTTTAAGAGGCATGCAAGATGTAACTATTCCTATGTGGATAAGTTTTTTTTCCTATTGGATCCTAGCATTACCTATAGCATGTTTTCTTTCTCTATATTTTAACAGGGGGGTTCAAGGCATTTGGATAGGATTAGGTGTTGGGTTAACTACATCTGCTATATTAATGATTATTAGATATCAGAGTATTACTAAAAAACTTATAAAAATTAATAAAAACATGTAA
- a CDS encoding DEAD/DEAH box helicase translates to MKTFKEYNFFNDKIAQALEDIGFESPTPIQEKVISYLLKKQKKDLIALSQTGTGKTAAFGLPIIQKINLNLRFPQALILCPTRELCIQITRDLCRFSKYISLIKIIPLYGGINIENQIQSLRKKTHIIIGTPGRILDLIKRKKLSLYDIKYLILDEADEMLNMGFKEELDSIIEKLPKKRQSLLFSATMSKCMNEIAHTYLIEPVEEITTGKRNVGADDVKHIYYIVDKTNQKYSTLKKILDINPDIYGIIFCKTRKETKKIADYLIRDGYNADAIYGDLSQSQRDSVMNRFRKKYLQLLVATDVASRGIDVNDITHVINYNIPNESEIYVHRSGRTGRAGNRGISICIIHSKETSFLKGFENKIGKSFKRILVPSVKEICEKKLMHFVEKIKKTSVDDKSIMNKFLPKIQKKLEFLNKEELIKRFYWIEFNRFFTAYSSNSNDLNFQNLFYSKKIFGGNNKKKFFSKFFLNIGAKDNLTKLGLINLINQAANNSHINIGNIEILSKFSFFEVEKRYQKKILVGMNKINNNHSYGRPISIEIKN, encoded by the coding sequence ATGAAAACATTTAAAGAATATAATTTTTTTAATGATAAAATTGCTCAAGCTTTAGAAGATATTGGTTTTGAATCTCCGACTCCTATACAAGAGAAAGTAATTTCATATTTGTTAAAAAAACAAAAAAAAGATTTAATAGCTTTATCTCAAACAGGGACTGGAAAAACTGCTGCATTTGGATTACCTATTATACAAAAAATAAATTTAAACTTACGTTTTCCTCAAGCTTTAATTTTATGTCCAACAAGAGAACTTTGTATTCAAATTACACGTGATCTGTGTCGTTTTTCAAAATACATTTCTTTGATAAAAATTATTCCATTATATGGTGGAATTAATATAGAAAATCAGATTCAATCCCTTAGAAAAAAAACTCACATTATTATTGGAACTCCGGGAAGAATTTTAGATTTAATTAAAAGAAAAAAACTTTCTTTATATGATATAAAATATTTGATTCTTGATGAAGCAGATGAAATGTTAAACATGGGATTCAAAGAAGAATTAGATTCTATAATAGAAAAATTACCAAAAAAAAGACAAAGTTTACTGTTTTCTGCTACAATGTCAAAATGTATGAATGAAATAGCGCATACTTATTTGATAGAACCTGTAGAGGAAATTACCACAGGAAAACGAAATGTAGGCGCTGATGATGTAAAACATATTTATTACATAGTTGATAAAACTAATCAAAAATATTCTACTTTAAAGAAAATTCTAGATATAAATCCAGATATTTATGGAATTATATTTTGTAAAACGAGAAAAGAGACTAAAAAAATAGCAGATTATTTAATCCGAGATGGATATAATGCAGATGCAATTTATGGAGATCTTTCACAATCTCAACGTGATTCTGTTATGAACAGATTTAGAAAAAAATATTTGCAGTTGCTTGTAGCAACAGATGTTGCTTCTCGGGGGATAGATGTTAATGATATTACACATGTCATTAATTATAATATTCCAAATGAAAGTGAAATTTATGTACACAGAAGTGGAAGAACAGGAAGAGCTGGAAATAGAGGAATCTCTATTTGTATCATTCATTCAAAAGAAACTTCTTTTTTAAAAGGATTTGAAAATAAAATAGGAAAAAGTTTTAAAAGAATTTTGGTACCTAGTGTAAAAGAAATATGTGAAAAAAAACTCATGCATTTTGTAGAAAAAATAAAAAAAACATCAGTAGATGATAAATCTATAATGAATAAATTTCTTCCAAAAATACAGAAAAAATTAGAATTTCTAAATAAAGAAGAATTGATAAAACGATTTTATTGGATAGAGTTTAATCGTTTTTTTACTGCTTATAGTTCTAATTCTAATGATCTTAATTTTCAAAATCTTTTTTACTCTAAAAAAATTTTTGGGGGAAATAACAAAAAAAAATTTTTTTCTAAATTTTTTTTAAATATTGGGGCAAAAGATAATTTGACAAAATTAGGATTAATAAATTTAATTAATCAAGCAGCTAATAATTCACATATTAATATTGGAAATATAGAAATTTTATCTAAATTTTCATTTTTTGAGGTAGAAAAACGTTATCAAAAAAAAATATTAGTAGGAATGAATAAAATTAATAATAATCATTCTTATGGAAGACCTATTTCCATAGAAATCAAAAATTAA
- the aroC gene encoding chorismate synthase has product MGGNIFGNLFRVTTFGESHGNALGGIIDGCPSGIKLDFEQIQYELNRRRPGQSSIVTQRNEPDQVNFLSGIMDNITTGTPIGFIIYNKDHQSNDYNHIKNIYRPSHSDFTYEKKYGIRDYRGGGRASARETICRVVAGSIAKQLIKDIKIISYVSSVGNISVNKSYQDLDLSKKMIEHTPIRCPDPNIAKKMISMIHQIKKKGDTIGGTITCVIKNVPVGFGEPVFQKLHSELAKAMLSINAVKGFEYGSGFLGTELTGSQHNDLFDNINGKTKTNLSGGIQGGISNGMDIYFRIALKPVATIMKKQKTIDKYGNFVFMEGKGRHDPCVLPRAIPIVESMIALVLVDYWMYKKLSKYSEI; this is encoded by the coding sequence ATGGGGGGAAATATTTTTGGAAATTTATTTAGAGTAACTACTTTTGGAGAAAGTCATGGAAATGCTTTAGGAGGAATTATAGATGGATGCCCATCTGGAATAAAATTAGATTTTGAACAAATTCAATACGAACTAAACCGGAGAAGACCCGGTCAATCATCTATAGTTACTCAAAGAAATGAACCCGATCAAGTAAATTTTCTTTCTGGAATTATGGATAATATAACTACTGGAACTCCTATTGGATTTATAATCTATAATAAAGATCATCAATCTAACGATTATAATCATATTAAAAATATATATAGACCTTCTCATTCTGACTTTACATATGAAAAAAAATATGGAATAAGAGATTATAGAGGGGGGGGGAGAGCATCAGCTAGAGAAACAATATGTAGAGTAGTAGCTGGATCTATTGCTAAACAATTAATAAAAGATATAAAAATCATATCTTATGTTTCATCTGTAGGAAATATATCAGTCAATAAATCTTATCAAGATTTAGACTTATCTAAAAAAATGATAGAACATACTCCTATAAGATGTCCTGATCCAAATATTGCAAAAAAAATGATATCAATGATTCATCAAATAAAAAAAAAGGGAGATACAATAGGAGGAACTATTACTTGTGTGATAAAAAATGTTCCAGTAGGATTTGGAGAACCAGTTTTTCAAAAATTACATTCTGAATTAGCAAAAGCTATGCTTTCAATTAATGCTGTAAAAGGATTTGAATATGGTAGTGGTTTCCTTGGAACTGAATTAACAGGTTCACAACATAATGATTTGTTTGATAATATTAACGGAAAAACTAAAACTAATTTATCTGGAGGAATTCAAGGTGGAATATCAAATGGAATGGATATTTATTTTAGAATAGCATTGAAACCTGTAGCAACAATAATGAAAAAACAAAAAACCATAGATAAATATGGTAATTTTGTTTTTATGGAAGGAAAAGGGAGACATGATCCTTGTGTTCTTCCTCGTGCAATTCCTATTGTAGAATCTATGATCGCTTTAGTTTTAGTAGATTATTGGATGTATAAAAAATTATCTAAATATTCTGAAATTTAA